One Streptomyces fagopyri DNA window includes the following coding sequences:
- a CDS encoding carbohydrate ABC transporter permease, translated as MTTQEAVAERAPVTGRAPARPRRRGAGPTPWLHLAPALVVLGALLVYPVYQLGLISLLNYTQAQVSGGEPTTFAGFGNYTALFADDQFWQVLAATVVFAAACVLSTLAVGCALAVLLTRVRALPRLALMLAALGAWATPAVTGSTVWLLLFDPDFGPVDRVLGLGDHSWTYGRYSAFALVLLEVVWCSFPFVMVTVYAGIRAVPAEVLEAAALDGASQWRIWRSVLAPMLRPILVVVTIQSVIWDFKVFTQIYVMTNGGGIAGQNLVLNVYAYQKAFASSQYGLGSAIGVVMLVILLAVTLVYLRLLRGQGEEL; from the coding sequence ATGACCACGCAAGAGGCCGTGGCGGAGCGGGCCCCGGTGACCGGACGGGCGCCCGCCCGGCCCCGGCGCCGCGGTGCGGGCCCGACCCCCTGGCTCCACCTCGCCCCCGCCCTCGTCGTGCTCGGCGCGCTGCTCGTCTACCCCGTCTACCAGCTCGGCCTGATCTCGCTCCTGAACTACACCCAGGCGCAGGTCAGCGGCGGCGAGCCGACCACCTTCGCGGGCTTCGGCAACTACACGGCGCTCTTCGCCGACGACCAGTTCTGGCAGGTGCTGGCCGCCACCGTGGTGTTCGCCGCGGCCTGCGTGCTCTCCACGCTGGCCGTCGGCTGCGCGCTCGCGGTGCTCCTGACCCGGGTGCGGGCCCTGCCGCGGCTGGCGCTGATGCTGGCCGCGCTCGGTGCCTGGGCGACCCCGGCCGTCACCGGGTCCACCGTCTGGCTGCTCCTGTTCGACCCCGACTTCGGTCCCGTCGACCGGGTGCTGGGCCTCGGGGACCACTCCTGGACGTACGGCCGCTACAGCGCCTTCGCGCTCGTCCTGCTCGAAGTGGTGTGGTGCTCCTTCCCGTTCGTGATGGTGACGGTGTACGCGGGCATCCGCGCCGTACCGGCCGAGGTGCTGGAGGCGGCCGCGCTGGACGGTGCCTCGCAGTGGCGGATCTGGCGCTCGGTGCTCGCGCCGATGCTCCGGCCGATCCTGGTGGTCGTCACCATCCAGTCGGTCATCTGGGACTTCAAGGTCTTCACGCAGATCTACGTGATGACGAACGGAGGCGGCATCGCCGGACAGAACCTCGTGCTGAACGTCTACGCGTACCAGAAGGCGTTCGCCTCCTCGCAGTACGGCCTCGGCTCGGCGATCGGAGTGGTCATGCTGGTGATCCTGCTGGCGGTCACGCTCGTGTATCTGAGGCTGCTGCGCGGGCAGGGGGAGGAACTGTGA
- a CDS encoding carbohydrate ABC transporter permease, with protein sequence MSFPRIAVRRPWRLAAEASALLIAVVVAFPLYWMVLSAFEPAGEIESTEPRPWTLSPSLDSFRRVFGQREFGRYFLNSLVVAGSVVVVSALIAFLAATAVTRFRFRFRTTLLVMFLVAQMVPVEALTIPLFFLMRDFGQLNTLGSLILPHIAFSLPFAIWMLRGFVKAVPDALEEAAYIDGASRARFLWQILFPLVFPGLVATSVFSFISAWNDFLFAKSFIISDTSQSTLPMALLVFYKPDEPDWGGVMAASTVMTIPVLIFFVLVQRRLVSGLGGAVKD encoded by the coding sequence GTGAGCTTTCCGCGCATCGCCGTGCGCCGGCCGTGGCGGCTCGCCGCGGAGGCGTCCGCGCTGCTGATCGCGGTGGTCGTCGCCTTCCCCCTCTACTGGATGGTGCTCAGCGCCTTCGAACCGGCCGGTGAGATCGAGTCCACCGAGCCCCGGCCCTGGACGCTTTCGCCCTCCCTGGATTCCTTCCGACGGGTCTTCGGGCAGCGGGAATTCGGCCGCTACTTCCTCAACAGCCTCGTGGTGGCGGGCTCGGTGGTCGTCGTCTCGGCGCTGATCGCGTTTCTCGCGGCGACGGCCGTGACACGATTCCGCTTCCGTTTCCGGACCACCCTGCTGGTCATGTTCCTGGTCGCGCAGATGGTGCCCGTGGAGGCACTGACGATCCCCCTCTTCTTCCTCATGCGGGACTTCGGTCAGCTGAACACACTGGGCTCGCTGATCCTGCCCCACATCGCCTTCTCGCTTCCCTTCGCGATCTGGATGCTGCGGGGTTTCGTGAAGGCCGTACCGGACGCCCTGGAGGAGGCCGCGTACATCGACGGGGCGAGCCGCGCGCGATTCCTCTGGCAGATCCTTTTCCCGCTCGTCTTCCCGGGACTGGTGGCCACGAGCGTCTTTTCCTTCATCTCGGCCTGGAACGACTTCCTGTTCGCCAAGTCCTTCATCATCAGCGACACCTCGCAGTCCACCCTGCCCATGGCCCTGCTCGTCTTCTACAAGCCCGACGAACCGGACTGGGGCGGCGTGATGGCGGCGTCCACGGTGATGACGATTCCCGTGCTGATCTTCTTCGTACTCGTACAGCGACGACTTGTCTCCGGCCTCGGCGGAGCGGTGAAGGACTGA
- a CDS encoding beta-N-acetylhexosaminidase has translation MDTTDSALIPAPGAVRRVPGADGFVIGEATVIDAGPGTEATARLLRTTLGAVTGFALPPGSGGAGGTIRLRIDPPGAGHPGPESYRLDVGADAVALHGGGPAGVFWGAQTLRQLLGADAFRRAPLAPGRRWTVPAGSVEDSPRFPWRGLMLDVSRHFMPKEGVLRYLDLLAAHKLNVFHFHLTDDQGWRVQIKRFPRLTEVGSWRARTKFGHRASPLWEEKPHGGFYTQDDIREIVAYAAERHISVVPEIDIPGHSQAAIAAYPELGNSDVVDTASLTVWDSWGVSENVLAPTDHTLRFYEGVFEELLGLFPADAGPFSHFFHIGGDECAKDQWKRSPAAQARIGELGLADEDELQSWFVRHFDNWLSARGRRLIGWDEILEGGLADGAAVSSWRGYQGGVTAARAGHDVVMCPEQYVYLDYRQDAGEDEPVPIAYVRTLEDVYRFEPVPSELTEAEARHVLGTQANVWTEVMEDPARVDYQVFPRLAAFAEVAWSALVAPAERDFAGFERRMAVHYGRLEALGVACRPPGGPLPWQKRPGVLGRPIEGAPPNV, from the coding sequence ATGGACACGACGGATTCCGCACTGATTCCGGCGCCGGGTGCCGTACGGCGCGTACCCGGTGCGGACGGCTTCGTCATCGGCGAGGCGACCGTGATCGACGCCGGGCCCGGCACGGAGGCGACCGCGCGGCTGCTGCGGACCACGCTCGGCGCCGTGACGGGGTTCGCGCTGCCGCCCGGCAGCGGGGGCGCCGGCGGCACGATCCGCCTGCGTATCGACCCGCCGGGCGCGGGCCACCCCGGCCCCGAGAGCTACCGGCTGGACGTCGGCGCGGACGCCGTCGCCCTCCACGGCGGGGGCCCGGCCGGTGTCTTCTGGGGAGCGCAGACGCTGCGTCAACTGCTCGGCGCCGACGCCTTCCGGCGCGCGCCCCTCGCGCCCGGCAGGCGATGGACCGTGCCCGCCGGCTCCGTCGAGGACTCCCCCCGATTTCCCTGGCGCGGTCTCATGCTCGACGTGTCCCGGCACTTCATGCCGAAGGAAGGCGTGCTGCGTTACCTCGACCTGCTGGCCGCGCACAAACTCAACGTCTTCCACTTCCACCTCACCGACGACCAAGGGTGGCGTGTTCAGATCAAACGCTTCCCGAGGCTGACCGAGGTCGGGTCCTGGCGGGCGCGCACGAAATTCGGCCACCGCGCCTCGCCGCTGTGGGAGGAGAAGCCGCACGGGGGCTTCTACACCCAGGACGACATCCGCGAGATCGTCGCGTACGCGGCCGAGCGGCATATCAGTGTCGTGCCGGAGATAGACATCCCCGGGCACTCGCAGGCCGCCATCGCCGCGTATCCGGAACTGGGCAACTCCGACGTCGTCGACACCGCCTCCCTGACCGTCTGGGACTCCTGGGGCGTCTCCGAAAACGTACTCGCCCCCACCGACCACACCCTGCGCTTCTACGAGGGGGTGTTCGAGGAACTCCTCGGCCTGTTCCCGGCGGACGCCGGGCCGTTCTCGCACTTCTTCCACATCGGCGGCGACGAGTGCGCCAAGGACCAGTGGAAGCGGTCGCCGGCCGCGCAGGCGCGTATCGGGGAACTGGGCCTCGCGGACGAGGACGAGTTGCAGTCCTGGTTCGTCCGGCATTTCGACAACTGGCTCTCCGCGCGCGGCCGTCGGCTGATCGGCTGGGACGAGATCCTGGAGGGCGGCCTCGCGGACGGCGCGGCGGTGTCCTCGTGGCGCGGGTACCAGGGCGGCGTCACGGCCGCCCGCGCGGGCCACGACGTCGTCATGTGCCCCGAGCAGTACGTGTACCTGGACTACCGCCAGGACGCCGGCGAGGACGAGCCGGTGCCCATCGCCTACGTCCGCACCCTGGAGGACGTCTACCGCTTCGAGCCCGTTCCCTCCGAGCTCACCGAGGCCGAGGCACGGCATGTGCTGGGTACTCAGGCCAACGTGTGGACCGAGGTGATGGAGGACCCCGCGCGCGTGGACTACCAGGTCTTCCCCCGCCTCGCGGCCTTCGCCGAGGTCGCCTGGAGCGCGCTCGTGGCCCCCGCCGAGCGTGACTTCGCCGGCTTCGAACGGCGGATGGCCGTCCACTACGGGCGACTTGAGGCTCTGGGAGTGGCCTGCCGGCCGCCCGGCGGACCGCTTCCGTGGCAGAAGCGCCCCGGGGTGCTCGGACGCCCGATCGAGGGGGCGCCCCCAAACGTGTGA
- a CDS encoding FAD binding domain-containing protein, which produces MTTHAPQAAQAVTLPVSLDEAVAALAAMPAAVPVAGGTDLMAAVNSGQLRPAALVGLGRISEIRGWQYQDGHALLGAGLTHARMGRPDFAALIPALAAAARAAGPPQIRNAGTLGGNIASAAPTGDALPVLAALEATLVIAGQGGSRREIPVSHLLAGMEMLRGGELIGYVRVPLLHAPQVFLKATGRTGPGRAIASVALVLDPARRGVRCAVGAIAPMPLRPLDAEAWVAQLIDWDNNRAIVPEALTAFGEYVAAACIPDPVPAEDGSVQPLPPAVLHLRRTVAALARRALGRALS; this is translated from the coding sequence TTGACCACGCACGCACCGCAGGCGGCGCAGGCCGTGACGCTGCCCGTCTCGCTGGACGAGGCAGTGGCGGCGCTGGCCGCCATGCCCGCCGCCGTTCCGGTGGCCGGCGGCACCGACCTCATGGCCGCGGTCAACTCCGGCCAGTTGCGGCCCGCCGCGCTCGTCGGCCTCGGCCGGATCAGCGAGATCCGCGGCTGGCAGTACCAGGACGGCCACGCGCTGCTCGGCGCCGGCCTCACCCACGCCCGCATGGGGCGTCCCGACTTCGCCGCCCTGATCCCCGCGCTGGCCGCCGCCGCGCGCGCCGCGGGACCGCCGCAGATCCGCAACGCGGGCACCCTCGGCGGCAACATCGCCTCGGCCGCCCCGACCGGCGACGCGCTGCCCGTGCTGGCCGCCCTGGAGGCCACCCTGGTCATCGCGGGCCAGGGCGGGTCCCGCCGGGAGATCCCGGTGTCGCACCTGCTCGCGGGCATGGAGATGCTGCGTGGCGGCGAACTCATCGGCTACGTGCGCGTTCCGCTGCTGCACGCGCCGCAGGTCTTCCTGAAGGCGACCGGACGCACCGGCCCCGGACGGGCGATCGCGTCCGTGGCGCTCGTCCTCGACCCGGCCCGGCGCGGCGTGCGGTGCGCCGTCGGTGCCATAGCGCCGATGCCGCTGCGCCCCCTGGACGCGGAGGCATGGGTCGCCCAGCTGATCGACTGGGACAACAACCGCGCGATCGTCCCGGAGGCGCTCACCGCGTTCGGCGAGTACGTCGCGGCCGCCTGCATCCCCGACCCGGTCCCGGCCGAGGACGGCTCCGTGCAACCGCTTCCGCCCGCCGTACTGCATCTGCGCCGCACCGTCGCCGCGCTGGCCCGACGAGCACTGGGGAGGGCACTGTCGTGA
- a CDS encoding (2Fe-2S)-binding protein codes for MTDDQHEEGAPQGRGRWDPLPQGDYDDGATAFVKLPEGGIEALLAERDRNSPLAAPGHGYVPPEIAVAPPAQDQGGAGAWGAPAEAAQWPEQHTAQHDNGRHPTAHDGFSYHPGATGQWEFGEAAREGAPGGHHADGAPGHDVTGQWSIPVAGGDLPDESGEFTTSALVEQWGGTPPATLPGGASAPWATTEAIGEPWSAAPPSAAPGAAEAPVAPSRPVHADPRAEVAQQAPERAHEAPGPAAGPLSAASDFPVSRESAEAREPDTSRSSGPASGEGDATATDAEAATPDTPDEPSGPPPAHDEHPLASYVLRVNGADRPVTDAWIGESLLYVLRERLGLAGAKDGCSQGECGACNVQVDGRLVASCLVPGVTAAGSEVRTVEGLAADGRPSDVQRALAKCGAVQCGFCVPGMAMTVHDLLEGNPAPTELEARQALCGNLCRCSGYRGVLNAVREVVAEREAHSAAAAESVPDADEPRIPHQAGPGAGGVNPSAYEDHPPYDAQAPYEQPYGQDGGQS; via the coding sequence GTGACCGACGACCAGCACGAAGAGGGCGCTCCGCAGGGCAGGGGCCGCTGGGACCCTCTCCCGCAGGGCGACTACGACGACGGTGCCACCGCCTTCGTCAAGCTCCCCGAGGGGGGCATCGAGGCCCTCCTCGCGGAACGGGACCGCAACAGCCCGCTCGCGGCGCCCGGACACGGCTACGTGCCACCGGAGATCGCCGTGGCACCCCCCGCGCAGGACCAGGGCGGCGCGGGCGCGTGGGGCGCGCCGGCCGAGGCGGCCCAGTGGCCCGAGCAGCACACCGCGCAGCACGACAACGGGCGGCACCCGACCGCGCACGACGGGTTCTCGTACCACCCCGGCGCCACCGGACAGTGGGAATTCGGGGAGGCGGCCCGGGAGGGCGCGCCCGGCGGCCACCACGCGGACGGCGCGCCCGGACACGACGTCACCGGACAGTGGTCGATCCCGGTCGCCGGTGGTGATCTTCCGGACGAATCGGGCGAGTTCACCACTTCGGCGCTGGTCGAACAGTGGGGCGGCACCCCGCCCGCCACGCTCCCCGGCGGCGCGTCCGCGCCCTGGGCGACGACGGAGGCCATCGGGGAACCCTGGTCCGCCGCACCGCCGTCGGCCGCCCCTGGGGCCGCTGAGGCCCCCGTGGCGCCGTCGCGGCCCGTCCACGCCGACCCCCGCGCCGAGGTCGCCCAGCAGGCCCCTGAGCGCGCCCACGAGGCCCCCGGACCGGCCGCCGGACCCCTGTCGGCCGCGAGCGACTTCCCGGTCTCCCGCGAATCCGCTGAAGCGCGCGAACCGGACACCTCCCGGTCGTCCGGCCCCGCCTCAGGCGAGGGCGACGCCACGGCCACCGACGCCGAAGCCGCCACCCCCGACACCCCGGACGAGCCCTCCGGCCCGCCGCCCGCGCACGACGAACACCCCCTCGCCTCGTACGTCCTGCGCGTCAACGGCGCCGACCGCCCGGTGACCGACGCCTGGATCGGCGAGTCGCTGCTCTACGTGCTGCGCGAGCGGCTCGGCCTCGCGGGCGCCAAGGACGGCTGCTCGCAGGGCGAGTGCGGCGCCTGCAACGTGCAGGTGGACGGGCGGCTCGTGGCGTCCTGCCTGGTGCCCGGCGTCACCGCCGCGGGCAGCGAGGTGCGCACCGTGGAGGGCCTGGCCGCCGACGGCCGGCCCTCGGACGTGCAGCGCGCGCTGGCCAAGTGCGGCGCCGTGCAGTGCGGTTTCTGCGTACCGGGCATGGCCATGACCGTGCACGACCTGCTGGAGGGCAACCCCGCCCCCACCGAACTGGAGGCCCGCCAGGCGCTCTGCGGCAACCTGTGCCGCTGCTCCGGCTACCGGGGGGTCCTGAACGCCGTGCGCGAGGTCGTCGCCGAACGCGAGGCGCACAGCGCGGCCGCCGCCGAGTCCGTGCCGGACGCGGACGAACCACGCATCCCGCACCAGGCGGGCCCCGGCGCCGGGGGAGTCAACCCGTCGGCGTACGAGGACCACCCCCCGTACGACGCCCAGGCGCCGTACGAGCAGCCGTACGGCCAGGACGGAGGCCAGTCGTGA
- a CDS encoding xanthine dehydrogenase family protein molybdopterin-binding subunit: MSNETVTAAAAATETGPEPLPHGLGVSLPAAEARAKTEGTFPYAADLWAEGLLWAAVLRSPHPHARILSIDTSHAREMPGVRAVITHEDVPGAALHGRGRADRPVFASEVVRHHGEPIAAVAADHPDTARMAAAAVIVEYEVLDPVTDPEQAFEAEPLHPDGNLIRHIPLRHGDPDAAGEVVVEGLYRIGRQDPAPIGAEAGLAVPRPDGGVELYIASTDPHTDRDTAAACYGLEPERVKVVVTGVPGATADREDQGFQLPLGLLALKTGCPVKLTATREESFLGHAHRHPTLLRYRHHADGDGKLVKVEAQILLDAGAYADTSSESLAAAVSFACGPYVVPNAFIEGWAVRTNNPPSGHVRGEGAMQVCAAYEAQMDKLAKKLGVDPAELRLRNAMATGDVLPTGQTVTCPAPVAELLQAVRDFPLPALPKDTPEDEWLLPGGPEGAGEPGAVRRGVGYGLGMVHMLGAEGADEVSTATVKVHDGVATVLCAAVETGQGFTTLARQIVQETLGIDEVHVAAVDTDQPPAGPSCRGRHTWVSGGAVERAAKMVRTQLLQPLAHKFGMSTELLQITDGKITSYDGVLSTTVTEAMDGKELWATAQCRPHPTEPLDAAGQGDAFVGLAFCAIRAVVDVDIELGSVRVVELALAQDVGRILNPAQLTARIEAGVTQGVGAALSENLRTARGLVRHPDLTGYALPTALDAPDIRIVKLVEERDVVAPFGAKAVSAVPVVTSPAAVASAVRAATGRPVNRLPIRPQAAVVTNA; the protein is encoded by the coding sequence GTGAGCAACGAGACCGTGACCGCGGCTGCCGCGGCGACCGAGACGGGACCGGAGCCGCTGCCCCACGGGCTCGGCGTGTCACTGCCCGCCGCGGAGGCCCGCGCCAAGACGGAGGGCACCTTCCCGTACGCGGCCGACCTGTGGGCCGAGGGCCTGCTCTGGGCGGCCGTCCTCAGGTCGCCCCACCCGCACGCGCGCATCCTGTCGATCGACACCAGCCACGCGCGCGAGATGCCCGGCGTACGCGCGGTCATCACCCACGAGGACGTGCCCGGCGCCGCCCTGCACGGCCGGGGCAGAGCCGACCGCCCCGTCTTCGCCTCCGAGGTCGTGCGCCACCACGGCGAGCCCATCGCCGCCGTCGCCGCCGACCACCCCGACACCGCCCGGATGGCCGCGGCCGCCGTCATCGTCGAGTACGAGGTCCTCGACCCGGTCACCGACCCGGAGCAGGCCTTCGAAGCCGAACCGCTGCACCCCGACGGCAACCTGATCCGGCACATCCCGCTGCGCCACGGCGACCCCGACGCGGCCGGCGAGGTCGTCGTCGAGGGCCTGTACCGCATCGGCCGCCAGGACCCGGCCCCGATCGGCGCGGAGGCCGGCCTCGCCGTACCCCGCCCCGACGGCGGGGTGGAGCTCTACATCGCTTCCACCGACCCGCACACCGACCGCGACACGGCCGCCGCCTGCTACGGCCTGGAGCCCGAGCGCGTGAAGGTCGTCGTCACCGGCGTGCCCGGCGCCACCGCGGACCGCGAGGACCAGGGCTTCCAGCTCCCGCTCGGACTGCTGGCACTGAAGACCGGCTGCCCGGTGAAACTCACCGCTACGCGCGAGGAGTCCTTCCTCGGCCACGCCCACCGCCACCCCACCCTGCTGCGTTACCGCCACCACGCGGACGGCGACGGCAAGCTGGTGAAGGTCGAGGCGCAGATCCTGCTCGACGCCGGCGCCTACGCCGACACGTCCTCGGAGTCCCTGGCCGCGGCGGTCTCCTTCGCCTGCGGCCCCTACGTCGTCCCGAACGCCTTCATCGAGGGCTGGGCCGTACGCACCAACAACCCGCCCTCCGGCCATGTGCGCGGCGAGGGCGCCATGCAGGTCTGCGCCGCCTACGAGGCGCAGATGGACAAGCTGGCGAAGAAGCTCGGCGTCGACCCGGCGGAGCTGCGCCTGCGCAACGCCATGGCCACCGGCGACGTGCTGCCGACCGGTCAGACGGTGACCTGCCCCGCCCCGGTCGCGGAACTCCTCCAGGCCGTACGGGACTTCCCGCTCCCCGCGCTCCCCAAGGACACGCCCGAGGACGAGTGGCTGCTCCCTGGCGGCCCCGAGGGCGCGGGCGAGCCCGGTGCCGTGCGCCGCGGAGTCGGCTACGGCCTCGGCATGGTCCACATGCTCGGCGCGGAGGGCGCGGACGAGGTCTCCACCGCCACGGTCAAGGTCCACGACGGTGTCGCCACGGTGCTCTGCGCGGCCGTCGAGACCGGCCAGGGCTTCACCACGCTGGCCCGGCAGATCGTCCAGGAGACGCTCGGTATCGACGAGGTGCACGTGGCAGCGGTCGACACCGACCAGCCGCCCGCCGGACCGAGCTGCCGGGGCCGCCACACCTGGGTGTCGGGCGGAGCGGTCGAACGCGCGGCGAAGATGGTCCGTACGCAGCTGCTGCAGCCCCTGGCGCACAAGTTCGGCATGTCCACCGAGCTGCTCCAGATCACCGACGGCAAGATCACGTCGTACGACGGTGTGCTCTCCACGACCGTCACCGAGGCGATGGACGGCAAGGAGCTGTGGGCCACCGCGCAGTGCCGCCCGCACCCGACCGAGCCGCTGGACGCCGCGGGACAGGGCGACGCCTTCGTGGGTCTCGCCTTCTGCGCGATCCGCGCGGTCGTGGACGTGGACATCGAGCTGGGCTCGGTACGGGTCGTCGAACTCGCGCTCGCCCAGGACGTCGGCCGGATCCTCAACCCGGCGCAGCTCACCGCCCGGATCGAGGCGGGCGTCACCCAGGGCGTCGGAGCGGCGCTCAGCGAGAACCTGCGCACCGCGCGCGGCCTGGTCCGGCACCCCGACCTGACCGGCTACGCCCTCCCGACCGCCCTGGACGCGCCCGACATCCGCATCGTCAAGCTCGTCGAGGAGCGGGACGTCGTCGCGCCCTTCGGCGCCAAGGCGGTCAGCGCGGTGCCGGTCGTGACGTCCCCGGCCGCCGTCGCGTCCGCCGTACGGGCGGCGACCGGGCGCCCGGTCAACCGCCTCCCGATCCGCCCGCAGGCCGCGGTGGTGACGAACGCATGA
- a CDS encoding SUKH-4 family immunity protein, producing MSTTDTDVVGAITLTEGELDPYITHADTRHRLTGPGLPSDGTLLDFGGLREHGLRRVAELATDADKLAEELRDQLVIGALRTFDRDLDSIVLDGATGKVATTHLSSHPVLMDLAPLAPSLEALLRFAAATEELTASRGRFASHGGRFGPKAVTEASESLTDVFDAGAGGEVAAYWRMAALIRPLARIAGPGEGLLLGLPQRLLDEEFGPGAIMRFEDVDFPPALVHEPTRRFLRETGLPEDGLLFQLDTEVPLPALTEYYADERPEEFSADELPATADRLIRLGYLLEDTSLVVDGTSGTILAWSEPDATLRPLNADISTLAFTLWLLHREKSIDAAYDLTDSYEQLAATMAQTLAAVDPIACDPTPTLDGDDGRRYWPEIFEDQTGGTLYA from the coding sequence ATGAGCACGACTGACACCGATGTCGTCGGCGCGATCACGCTGACCGAGGGCGAGCTGGATCCGTACATCACGCACGCGGACACCCGGCACCGGCTGACGGGTCCGGGACTGCCGTCCGACGGGACACTGCTGGACTTCGGCGGCCTGCGGGAACACGGTCTGCGCAGGGTGGCCGAGCTGGCCACGGACGCCGACAAGCTCGCCGAGGAGCTCCGGGACCAGCTGGTCATCGGGGCGCTGCGGACCTTCGACCGGGACCTGGATTCGATCGTGCTGGACGGGGCGACCGGAAAGGTCGCCACGACGCACCTGTCCTCCCACCCCGTCCTGATGGACCTCGCCCCGCTCGCCCCGTCGCTGGAGGCGCTGCTGCGTTTCGCGGCGGCGACGGAGGAACTGACCGCGTCCCGGGGGCGGTTCGCGTCCCACGGGGGCCGCTTCGGCCCGAAGGCGGTCACGGAGGCATCCGAGTCGCTGACCGACGTCTTCGATGCGGGCGCGGGCGGCGAGGTGGCGGCGTACTGGCGGATGGCCGCGCTGATCCGCCCCCTCGCGCGGATCGCGGGCCCCGGCGAGGGGCTCCTGCTGGGCCTGCCGCAGCGCCTGCTGGACGAGGAGTTCGGTCCGGGCGCGATCATGCGCTTCGAGGACGTCGACTTCCCGCCCGCGCTCGTGCACGAGCCGACCCGCCGCTTCCTGCGCGAGACGGGTCTGCCGGAGGACGGCCTGCTCTTCCAGCTGGACACGGAGGTGCCGCTGCCGGCCCTCACCGAGTACTACGCGGACGAGCGCCCCGAGGAATTCAGCGCCGACGAACTGCCCGCGACGGCGGACCGCCTCATACGCCTCGGCTACCTCCTGGAGGACACCAGCCTCGTCGTGGACGGCACGTCGGGCACGATCCTCGCCTGGAGCGAGCCGGACGCCACGCTGCGCCCGCTCAACGCCGACATCTCCACGCTCGCCTTCACCCTCTGGCTGCTGCACCGGGAGAAGTCGATCGACGCGGCGTACGACCTCACCGACTCCTACGAGCAGCTCGCCGCCACCATGGCCCAGACCCTCGCCGCGGTCGACCCGATCGCCTGCGACCCGACGCCGACACTGGACGGCGACGACGGCCGCCGCTACTGGCCGGAGATATTCGAGGACCAGACGGGCGGCACGCTGTACGCGTAG
- a CDS encoding DUF6479 family protein produces MSTASIQLAAPSGLLSLGLFLVAVALVTLLAGSLWLGCRIRAREQLPRPEEQPQLPPGGAVHEVREFREPAEIPKVDKTGHALTPYELAHSATRPSASQERPRWVEGGSGSFGSGGLGPH; encoded by the coding sequence ATGAGTACCGCATCCATACAGCTGGCAGCGCCCAGCGGCCTGCTCAGTCTCGGGCTGTTCCTGGTCGCCGTGGCCCTCGTGACACTGTTGGCCGGCAGCCTCTGGCTGGGCTGCCGCATACGAGCCCGTGAGCAACTGCCACGCCCCGAGGAGCAGCCGCAGCTGCCACCGGGCGGCGCGGTCCACGAGGTCCGTGAGTTCCGCGAGCCCGCCGAGATCCCCAAGGTCGACAAGACCGGCCACGCCCTCACCCCGTACGAGCTGGCGCACTCGGCGACCCGGCCGAGCGCGTCGCAGGAGCGGCCACGCTGGGTCGAGGGCGGAAGCGGTTCTTTCGGCAGTGGCGGCCTGGGCCCCCACTGA